In a single window of the Anaerocolumna cellulosilytica genome:
- a CDS encoding STAS domain-containing protein: MDKQEKKKNTTISQVREGVKADFDIINHCLIIKLFEDLDHHNAIPIREQSDKLLNTQPIKNVIFDFSGSEFMDSSGIGVIMGRYKKIIFTGGKAAVTGVNQSVDRIFRLSGLYKIIRKFNTIEEAVEDLNQK, translated from the coding sequence ATGGACAAACAGGAAAAGAAAAAGAATACAACAATAAGCCAGGTTCGGGAAGGGGTGAAAGCAGATTTTGATATTATAAACCATTGTCTGATTATTAAATTATTTGAAGACTTGGATCATCACAATGCAATTCCAATACGAGAGCAATCGGACAAGCTTTTAAATACGCAGCCAATCAAAAATGTTATTTTTGATTTCTCGGGAAGTGAGTTTATGGATAGTTCCGGTATTGGTGTTATTATGGGAAGGTATAAAAAAATAATCTTCACAGGAGGGAAGGCTGCTGTAACCGGGGTGAACCAAAGCGTTGACAGGATTTTTCGGTTGTCCGGTTTATATAAAATTATTCGTAAATTTAATACGATAGAGGAAGCAGTCGAAGATTTAAACCAAAAGTAA
- a CDS encoding valine--tRNA ligase produces MEKELAKNYAPQDIEERLYAKWLNKKYFQAKVDKSKKPFTIVIPPPNITGQLHMGHALDNTMQDIIIRFKRMQGYNALWQPGTDHASIATEVKIIEKLKSEGIDKEELGREGFLKRAWEWKDEYGGRIIEQLKKLGSSCDWDRERFTMDEGCSKAVTEVFTRLYEKGYIYKGSRIINWCPVCQTSISDAEVEHEEQSGHFWHIKYPVVGTGEFLEVATTRPETLLGDSAVAVHPEDDRYSHLIGKKVMLPLVNKEIPIIADAYVDREFGTGVVKITPAHDPNDFEVGKRHNLPEINVMNDDATINQNGGKYAGLDRYEARKQMVAELKELGLLVKVEDHVHNVGTHDRCNTTVEPLIKQQWFVKMDELIKPAVEAVKSGEVEFVPERFDKIYFNWTDNIRDWCISRQLWWGHRIPAYYCNSCGEVTVAKETPSTCPKCGHNHLTQDEDTLDTWFSSALWPFSTLGWPEETEDYKYFYPTNVLVTGYDIIFFWVVRMVFSGFEYTGKAPFDKVLIHGLVRDSQGRKMSKSLGNGIDPLEIIDKYGADALRLTLITGNAPGNDMRFYWERVEASRNFANKVWNASRFIMMNLEKADGLNSEPDALTDADKWILSKANSLVKEVTDNMENFELGIAVQKIYDFVWEEFCDWYIEMVKPRLYSDTDTTKNSAIWTLKKVLTTSLKLLHPYMPFITEEIYCTLLEMDGRNSEDESIMISNWPEFEESYEFSKQEEAVETIKTAVKGIRNVRTDMNVPPSRKATVIVVSESASIREIFENSKVFFATLGYAAEVKIQEDKTGIPEDAVTALIPGAAIYMPFADLVDVEKEIERLEKEKVRLTGELNRVKGMLSNEKFVSKAPEAKLAEEKEKLEKYTMMMAQVEERLSQLKK; encoded by the coding sequence ATGGAAAAAGAATTGGCAAAGAACTATGCCCCCCAGGACATAGAAGAAAGATTATATGCGAAATGGCTGAATAAAAAGTATTTTCAGGCAAAAGTGGATAAAAGTAAAAAACCTTTTACCATTGTGATTCCACCACCAAATATTACAGGACAATTACACATGGGTCACGCACTAGATAATACTATGCAGGATATTATTATTCGTTTTAAAAGGATGCAGGGATATAATGCGCTGTGGCAGCCGGGTACGGACCATGCCAGTATTGCAACAGAGGTTAAGATTATTGAAAAGTTAAAATCAGAAGGCATTGATAAAGAGGAGCTTGGAAGAGAAGGATTTTTAAAGCGTGCCTGGGAATGGAAGGATGAATACGGCGGCAGAATTATTGAGCAGCTTAAAAAATTAGGCTCCTCCTGCGATTGGGACAGAGAACGTTTTACCATGGATGAAGGATGTTCTAAGGCTGTTACGGAAGTATTTACACGACTTTATGAAAAAGGCTATATCTACAAGGGCTCTAGAATTATTAACTGGTGTCCGGTATGCCAGACCAGTATTTCTGATGCCGAAGTAGAGCATGAAGAGCAGTCCGGTCATTTTTGGCATATTAAATATCCGGTGGTTGGAACCGGAGAATTCCTTGAAGTAGCTACTACCAGACCTGAAACTTTATTAGGAGACAGCGCTGTAGCTGTTCATCCGGAAGACGACCGATATAGTCACCTGATAGGAAAAAAAGTTATGCTGCCGTTGGTTAATAAAGAAATTCCCATTATAGCAGATGCTTATGTAGACCGGGAATTCGGCACGGGTGTAGTAAAAATTACACCTGCCCATGACCCGAATGACTTTGAGGTAGGAAAAAGACATAACCTGCCTGAAATTAATGTAATGAATGATGATGCTACCATTAATCAGAATGGGGGAAAATATGCAGGTCTTGACCGCTATGAAGCCAGAAAACAGATGGTAGCGGAACTAAAGGAGTTAGGACTATTAGTTAAAGTTGAAGACCATGTTCACAACGTAGGAACGCATGACAGGTGTAACACTACCGTTGAACCGTTAATTAAACAGCAGTGGTTTGTAAAAATGGATGAGCTCATCAAGCCTGCTGTAGAAGCGGTAAAATCAGGTGAAGTAGAGTTTGTACCGGAACGCTTTGATAAAATCTATTTTAACTGGACAGACAATATTAGAGACTGGTGTATCTCAAGACAACTTTGGTGGGGGCATAGAATTCCTGCTTACTACTGTAATTCATGCGGTGAGGTAACAGTAGCGAAAGAAACTCCGTCTACCTGTCCGAAATGCGGTCATAACCATTTAACTCAGGATGAAGACACATTAGATACTTGGTTTAGCTCTGCACTCTGGCCGTTCTCAACCTTAGGCTGGCCGGAAGAAACCGAAGATTATAAATATTTTTATCCTACAAACGTATTGGTAACGGGATATGATATAATCTTCTTCTGGGTTGTTAGAATGGTATTTTCCGGTTTTGAATATACAGGAAAAGCACCTTTTGATAAAGTATTAATCCATGGTCTGGTAAGAGATTCTCAAGGTCGTAAGATGAGTAAATCTTTAGGTAACGGCATAGATCCGCTTGAAATTATCGATAAATATGGTGCGGATGCCCTAAGACTTACCTTGATAACAGGTAATGCACCAGGCAATGATATGCGTTTTTATTGGGAGCGAGTGGAAGCTAGCAGAAACTTTGCCAACAAGGTATGGAATGCTTCCCGCTTTATTATGATGAATTTAGAAAAGGCCGATGGACTTAACAGTGAACCGGATGCTTTAACAGATGCAGATAAATGGATTCTTTCTAAGGCAAACTCCTTAGTAAAAGAAGTCACAGATAACATGGAGAACTTTGAACTTGGAATTGCTGTTCAGAAAATTTATGATTTTGTTTGGGAAGAATTCTGTGACTGGTATATTGAGATGGTAAAACCACGACTTTATAGTGATACAGATACCACAAAGAACAGTGCAATCTGGACTTTAAAGAAAGTATTAACAACTTCTTTAAAGCTGCTTCACCCATATATGCCCTTCATCACTGAAGAAATCTATTGTACGCTTTTAGAGATGGATGGAAGGAATTCCGAAGATGAATCCATTATGATTTCAAATTGGCCTGAATTTGAAGAAAGCTATGAGTTTAGCAAGCAGGAAGAAGCTGTAGAAACCATTAAAACAGCAGTTAAGGGAATCCGTAATGTACGTACGGATATGAACGTTCCTCCTAGCAGAAAAGCTACTGTAATTGTAGTGTCAGAAAGTGCTTCCATAAGAGAAATATTTGAAAATAGCAAAGTATTCTTTGCAACTTTAGGCTATGCCGCAGAAGTAAAAATACAGGAAGATAAGACCGGAATACCGGAAGATGCTGTAACAGCTCTTATTCCAGGAGCCGCCATCTACATGCCATTTGCTGATTTAGTTGATGTAGAGAAAGAAATTGAGCGACTGGAAAAAGAAAAAGTAAGACTTACAGGAGAGTTAAACCGTGTGAAAGGTATGCTAAGCAATGAAAAATTTGTAAGTAAAGCTCCTGAAGCTAAATTAGCGGAAGAAAAGGAGAAATTAGAAAAGTATACCATGATGATGGCTCAAGTTGAAGAACGTTTAAGCCAATTAAAAAAATAA
- a CDS encoding tetratricopeptide repeat protein encodes MATKRNRCERCGEDLTIYKKMFLLSNKYYNEGLEKAKVRDLSGAILVLKKSLEYNKSNINARNLLGLVYYEMGETVSALSEWVISKHFKPTENDADDYVNAVQSNPTKLDTLNQTIKKYNAALVSAKQGNEDLAIIQLKKVTSLNPHFVKAWQLLALLYMKTGENEKAVKCLLKASKIDVSNTTTLRYLGELGHHSISGREESKSSKEVVRPTATEPALFQHSSYKEEKPNVWLFINLIIGVAFGILGAVFLVVPTVKSTYQGELKQKEIEYNEGINKYIQTNDSLEKEKTELESQITALQAKVEEYEGIEYDDTIYDGLMNTAELYIKELEKGNVTDIDYVAVADALTGVKEDKLEKQPAKELYASLKESVSLKASDILYNQGHSSYSSRKYDKALEQLLKAYEYNTDNVDAAYFLGRTYHQQNDIENAKKYYTIVKENFPDSNRASEASDRLAALE; translated from the coding sequence GTGGCAACGAAAAGAAATCGTTGTGAACGATGCGGTGAGGATTTAACAATATATAAGAAAATGTTTCTCTTATCCAATAAGTATTATAATGAAGGACTGGAAAAAGCAAAAGTCAGAGATTTATCCGGTGCTATTTTGGTCCTCAAAAAAAGTCTTGAATATAATAAAAGTAATATAAATGCCAGAAATCTATTAGGATTAGTTTATTACGAAATGGGAGAAACAGTCTCCGCTCTGAGTGAATGGGTTATCAGTAAACATTTCAAACCCACGGAAAACGACGCAGATGATTATGTCAATGCAGTACAATCTAATCCTACGAAATTGGATACACTGAATCAGACAATAAAAAAATATAATGCAGCTTTAGTATCTGCAAAACAGGGTAATGAGGATCTTGCAATTATTCAACTTAAAAAAGTAACCAGTCTGAATCCCCATTTTGTTAAAGCATGGCAGTTGTTAGCACTTTTATACATGAAAACCGGTGAAAATGAAAAAGCAGTAAAATGCCTGTTAAAAGCCAGCAAAATAGATGTTTCTAATACAACCACCCTGCGATATCTGGGTGAGCTTGGCCATCACAGTATATCCGGCAGAGAAGAAAGTAAAAGCAGTAAAGAGGTGGTAAGGCCTACTGCTACAGAGCCTGCTTTATTTCAGCATTCCAGCTATAAAGAAGAAAAACCAAATGTATGGTTATTTATAAATCTTATTATTGGTGTAGCATTTGGTATATTGGGGGCAGTCTTTCTAGTGGTTCCTACGGTAAAAAGTACTTACCAAGGCGAACTAAAACAGAAAGAGATTGAATATAATGAGGGCATCAATAAGTATATACAAACCAATGATTCCCTTGAAAAAGAGAAGACAGAGTTAGAAAGTCAGATTACTGCCTTACAGGCAAAAGTAGAGGAGTATGAAGGGATAGAGTATGATGACACTATTTATGACGGCTTAATGAATACAGCCGAGCTATATATTAAAGAATTAGAAAAAGGGAACGTCACGGATATTGACTATGTGGCTGTTGCAGATGCCTTGACCGGAGTAAAAGAAGATAAATTGGAGAAACAACCGGCGAAGGAGTTATATGCCTCTTTGAAGGAATCTGTGAGCTTGAAGGCATCTGATATTTTATACAATCAGGGGCATAGTTCCTATTCTTCAAGAAAATATGATAAAGCGCTGGAGCAGCTTTTAAAAGCATATGAATACAACACAGATAATGTGGATGCTGCTTATTTTCTTGGCAGAACCTATCACCAGCAGAACGACATTGAGAATGCGAAGAAATATTATACTATTGTGAAAGAGAACTTTCCTGATTCCAACAGGGCAAGTGAAGCGTCAGACCGTCTGGCAGCCTTGGAATAA
- a CDS encoding DUF5716 family protein, with translation MGETKNLLVGFDLCNDFSQISCFSYKTYEPESICPTSDKNKYIIPTVLGVKAGSKEWVYGEEALVLSEGNTGVVIRDLVKRAEKGEETEIYGVQFTPLLLLEKFFRKSLQLLKVYYPGNSILKLVVTLRDLNENLRETIYAALENLGIGKDRAFIQNHAQSYQYYALSQPKELWINDVVLFEYDEEGLIYQQITINRKVKPYVVAIQKKDMSEIMKLEMLEEFEDMDKLAFLFAGIAKKALHKQIVSTIYVTGKGFDSNWADSVLKELCVGRRVFKGQNLFTKGACYAAKELSGERKLEEFLILDGDMITGSFYIQGYYDAKTAEAVLARAATPWYEIDEKLDLLLDDTNQITLYYKDLLKHGITEYSLFLDGLPNRPNKTTRVEVRLKFFAKTVAVLTVKDKGFGNFFPSTNRIWEKEINLSEEDLT, from the coding sequence ATGGGAGAAACAAAGAATCTGTTGGTGGGCTTTGACCTGTGCAATGATTTTTCTCAAATAAGCTGTTTTAGTTATAAAACTTATGAACCGGAATCCATCTGTCCGACTTCCGATAAGAACAAATATATTATACCAACTGTATTAGGTGTGAAAGCAGGGAGCAAGGAATGGGTCTATGGTGAGGAAGCTTTGGTATTGTCTGAAGGAAACACCGGTGTTGTTATAAGGGATTTGGTAAAACGGGCAGAAAAAGGGGAAGAAACAGAAATTTACGGTGTACAATTTACGCCCCTCCTGCTTTTAGAAAAATTCTTTCGTAAAAGCCTGCAGCTGTTAAAAGTCTATTATCCTGGAAATAGTATACTAAAGCTTGTGGTGACACTAAGGGATTTAAATGAGAACTTGAGAGAAACGATTTATGCAGCGCTTGAGAATTTGGGTATCGGAAAAGACCGGGCGTTTATACAAAATCATGCCCAAAGCTATCAATACTACGCCTTAAGTCAGCCAAAAGAACTATGGATTAATGATGTGGTTTTATTTGAATATGATGAAGAAGGGCTTATATATCAGCAGATAACAATAAACCGAAAGGTAAAACCCTATGTGGTTGCTATTCAGAAAAAAGATATGTCAGAGATTATGAAGCTTGAGATGCTAGAAGAATTCGAAGATATGGATAAGCTTGCCTTTCTGTTCGCTGGCATTGCCAAAAAGGCACTTCATAAACAAATTGTTTCTACAATCTATGTTACAGGAAAAGGATTCGACAGCAATTGGGCAGATTCGGTATTAAAGGAGCTGTGTGTTGGGCGCAGGGTATTTAAAGGTCAAAATTTATTTACCAAAGGTGCCTGCTATGCAGCAAAAGAATTATCAGGAGAGCGTAAGCTTGAAGAATTCTTAATTTTAGATGGGGACATGATAACCGGAAGCTTTTATATTCAGGGCTATTATGATGCTAAAACCGCAGAAGCCGTTTTGGCAAGGGCAGCAACTCCATGGTATGAAATAGACGAAAAGCTTGATTTATTATTAGATGATACGAACCAGATTACGCTGTATTACAAAGATTTATTAAAACACGGAATAACGGAATACAGTTTATTCCTGGATGGTCTGCCTAACCGACCGAATAAAACGACCAGAGTTGAGGTACGTTTAAAATTTTTTGCAAAAACTGTTGCCGTCTTAACGGTTAAAGATAAGGGGTTTGGAAACTTCTTTCCTTCAACTAACCGAATATGGGAAAAAGAGATTAATCTCTCTGAGGAAGATCTTACGTGA
- the spoIIAB gene encoding anti-sigma F factor — MDYTNEMLLEIDSKSRNESFARMVVAGFVAQLDPTIEEIADIKTAVSEAVTNAIIHGYDSGEGKIKVNCKICNHEVFIEIQDRGKGIDDIEKAMEPLYTTRPEMERSGMGFSFMEAFMDDLEVESRPGEGTTIKMKKVIH, encoded by the coding sequence ATGGATTATACCAACGAAATGTTACTTGAGATTGACAGTAAGTCAAGAAACGAAAGTTTTGCAAGAATGGTAGTAGCTGGTTTTGTTGCACAGCTTGACCCCACCATTGAAGAAATTGCTGATATTAAGACAGCAGTTTCAGAAGCTGTTACTAATGCGATTATCCATGGTTATGACAGTGGGGAAGGCAAAATAAAAGTGAATTGCAAGATATGCAATCATGAAGTATTTATTGAAATTCAAGATAGAGGCAAGGGAATCGATGACATTGAAAAAGCCATGGAACCCTTATACACCACTAGGCCGGAGATGGAGCGTTCCGGTATGGGATTTTCCTTTATGGAAGCTTTTATGGATGATTTGGAGGTGGAATCAAGGCCTGGAGAAGGAACCACCATAAAAATGAAAAAGGTCATTCATTAA
- a CDS encoding stage V sporulation protein AA, translated as MKKGYLYIKIDKNNLLHNKIVYIKDIAKLYCTETDVVDKLYQQVVLIIKEDKKSNYIFSILKLIEIINRAYPDIPIVNLGEIDFIIQYDPPKKENKIWEVLKVGLVSCMVFFGAAFTIMSFNEDANVKDVFDTIYQLVLGEDKLGGSVMELAYAAGLPLGIILFFNHFSKAKLGNDPTPMQVQMRVYEEDLDKTLIENAGREGKSHDVR; from the coding sequence ATGAAAAAAGGATACTTATATATTAAAATCGATAAAAATAACTTGCTTCATAACAAGATTGTTTATATTAAGGATATAGCTAAACTGTACTGCACGGAGACAGATGTAGTCGATAAACTGTATCAGCAGGTTGTTTTAATCATTAAGGAAGATAAAAAATCCAACTATATTTTCTCTATATTAAAGTTAATTGAGATAATAAATAGAGCCTATCCCGATATTCCCATCGTAAACCTTGGTGAAATTGATTTTATTATACAGTACGACCCACCAAAAAAAGAGAATAAAATATGGGAAGTACTCAAGGTAGGCTTAGTTTCCTGTATGGTATTCTTTGGTGCTGCTTTTACAATTATGAGCTTTAATGAGGATGCCAATGTAAAAGATGTCTTTGACACGATATACCAACTGGTTCTAGGGGAGGATAAATTGGGCGGCTCGGTGATGGAGTTAGCCTACGCAGCTGGTCTGCCGCTAGGTATTATTTTATTTTTCAATCATTTCTCAAAAGCAAAGCTTGGAAATGATCCAACACCTATGCAGGTTCAGATGCGGGTCTATGAAGAGGATTTAGACAAAACCCTGATTGAGAACGCAGGCAGGGAGGGAAAAAGCCATGATGTTCGTTAG
- a CDS encoding stage V sporulation protein AB: protein MMFVRYGLLAIIGFTGGFVIAAGLVAFITVIGVLTRLAIRTNTASRIMMYEDVVVLGAGIGNIVILFELNLPFGIIGMIIFGGFAGSFVGCLAVALEEVIQVFPIFAQRIKLKFGIPFIVFCLALGKGVGALLHLYMKYK, encoded by the coding sequence ATGATGTTCGTTAGATATGGACTATTGGCCATTATTGGTTTTACCGGAGGTTTCGTTATAGCAGCAGGTTTGGTTGCTTTTATTACCGTTATAGGTGTTTTAACACGCCTGGCAATTCGTACGAATACAGCAAGCCGCATTATGATGTATGAAGATGTTGTAGTTTTGGGGGCAGGTATAGGTAATATAGTGATACTGTTTGAGTTGAATCTGCCCTTTGGAATTATAGGAATGATTATCTTTGGAGGGTTTGCCGGAAGCTTTGTGGGATGCCTGGCGGTAGCACTAGAAGAGGTAATACAAGTATTTCCTATCTTTGCGCAGAGAATAAAGCTAAAGTTTGGGATACCCTTCATAGTCTTCTGCCTTGCCCTTGGCAAAGGAGTAGGAGCACTGCTGCATTTGTACATGAAATACAAATAA
- the sigF gene encoding RNA polymerase sporulation sigma factor SigF, with the protein MDTLELIRLSQQGDKEARDKVITENIGLVWSIVRRFMSRGHEPEDLFQIGSIGLIKAIDKFDMSYDVKFSTYAVPMIMGEIKRFLRDDGVIKVSRSMKETAGKIRVTREKLSTLFGREPTLEEISSDLNLAKEEVVMALESGAEVESLYKTIYQGDGNAIYLIDKLEQTNDESENMIDKLALRETIASLDEKDQELIRLRYFMNRTQTDIAKELGISQVQVSRLEKKILLKMREKMM; encoded by the coding sequence GTGGATACCTTAGAATTAATACGTTTGTCACAGCAGGGAGATAAGGAGGCAAGGGATAAGGTTATAACGGAAAATATCGGACTTGTATGGAGTATTGTTCGCAGATTTATGAGCCGGGGACATGAGCCGGAAGATTTATTCCAGATAGGGAGTATAGGCTTGATAAAGGCAATTGATAAATTTGACATGTCATATGATGTAAAATTCTCAACCTATGCAGTTCCCATGATAATGGGGGAAATTAAAAGGTTTTTAAGAGACGACGGAGTGATTAAGGTCAGCAGGTCAATGAAAGAAACCGCCGGAAAAATTCGTGTCACCCGAGAAAAACTCAGCACCTTATTCGGAAGAGAGCCGACTTTAGAGGAAATTAGTTCAGATTTAAATTTAGCAAAAGAAGAAGTAGTTATGGCTTTGGAATCAGGAGCGGAAGTGGAATCTTTATATAAGACCATCTATCAAGGTGATGGCAATGCAATCTATTTAATTGATAAATTAGAACAGACCAATGATGAAAGTGAAAATATGATTGACAAGCTTGCATTAAGGGAAACCATAGCATCCTTAGATGAAAAGGATCAAGAACTTATCAGGCTTCGATACTTTATGAATAGAACACAGACGGATATTGCAAAGGAACTTGGAATATCTCAGGTACAGGTGTCACGTCTGGAAAAGAAAATTTTGTTGAAAATGCGTGAAAAAATGATGTAA